The sequence below is a genomic window from Draconibacterium halophilum.
AAGGTTGGTTTGCATGTTTTGCTGAACAAGATGCCAGTCTTTTTCCAACCAAACATTAAATATAAAAAACTCATTCTTGTTGAACTTATAATTCAGCTCCTGCAGTAATCCCATATTTTCAATAGCGGCATTGTGCTGCGTATCTTCTATTTCAAAAATATCGTTTTCAAAATCGCGGTAGTTGGGGTTCGTAAATTTGAAATCATTGGTTTTCGCATAATAATATGCACGTGTAACAGCTTCAAACTTTCCGTTTCCCCAAAAGAGTTTTGTGCCGTAAAGCTGCTCACCAAACGATCCGTTTGCAATGCGGGCTTCGGCCTTAAAACCTCTGGCCCAGTTGTTTTGCAGGCCTAAATGAATGGCTCCGCCAATACTTCCCGAGCCGTTTACAGAACTGGCACTTCCAAACTGCACACCAATATTATCGAATAGGTAAATAGGTACATTGTTTACATTGGAATGGCCCAGTGTAAGCGAATTAATATTTATCCCGCCAAAATTAAAACTGGTATGATCGGGCGCCGAGCCCCGAATACGAATTGTTGCCAAACCTCCGGCATTGGTTTTAAAAGCAATAGGCAAACTACGCGACAGCAATTGCTCAAGATTCCCATCCTGTGCCAGTGAAAACTGTTTGGCGTTGATACGTTCGATTTTGGCACCCGACTGGTATTTCTGTAACTTCCCGTAACTAACCACCTCTTCAACATGAACAGTATCAAGAATAGTAAATGGTTTTTGCGCTACAACACACGCCACTATGGCAACCATTAAAAACCCTAAAATAACAAACCTCCTCATTACAACATTTTTAAGGAGCTTTGGATAATCGGTGAAAAATATTGAAATATTTCTCAAGCTTTTTATCCCGAAGCTTAATTTATAACTGTTGAATTTATGGCAGGTCTTCTGGCTCATCCCGGTTATTGATGCCTTCCCTCCCTTTATTGCCGGGAAGTGGCGTGTAGTTCAATAACACAATCCGTCAAACGACAGATAGGATTTACAGCTGCGGGTACAGCTCCGGTTTTTCACCGGATTCCCTTTTCATCTAATTTCTGAAACAGAAATTTTAAGAACCTAAATTCACTGACAAAGATAAGCAAGTGTTTTTAACATCGACAATTTAATTAAGAAAGATGGCGTTGGCTGAGCTGATAATTATTAACAAGCCGGTTGATAAAACAGCAAAAGAGTTGTGAGTCTGTTTAATAGCAAATTAAAGCGGGTAAACAACAAATATAATTTTGAATTAAGAATGCCGATTTATAAAATCGGCAACTGACAAACTTGAACTTAAACAATGGATTAACTTTTTTTAATGACCTCCTCCGACACCAGAAAAACCACCGGTTTATTCGATACAGGGTTAACGCGTGTGATAACTACTGTATCATACACGGCCTCAATATCTTTATAATTCAGCACTTCTAGAGGTTGTCCCTGTTTCCTAATCCGTCCTTCCTGCATCATAATCAGTGAATCGCAATATTCGCCGGCCAGATTCAGGTCGTGAATGATCATCAACACTGTTAGGCCTAACTCGCGGCTAAGGCGGCGTATCAAGTTTAGTATTTGTACCTGATGCGTAATATCTAAATGCGAAGTTGGCTCGTCAAGCAAAAGCAAATCGGGTTCTTGTGTAAGTGCACGGGCAATTCCTGCCAGTTGCTGCTCTCCACCGCTTAGTGCATTCATATATTTACCTTTCAGTTTTTCAACACCAGTAAGTTTGATGTATTTTTCAGCAATGGCAAAGTCTTCTTTGGTTTCGAAAAACTGGAATTGTTTATGGTACGGAATACGCCCCATCAACACATATTCCTCCACGGTCATACTTCCAATTTCAATATTCTGAGTAACGATGGCAATATTTTGGGCACGCTGTTTCAATCCCATTTTCTGCGTATTTTGGCCTTTCAATTCTATTTTCCCTTTTAAAGGCGGAAGTTCCCCTGCAACACCTCTGAACAAAGTGGTTTTTCCCGAACCGTTTGGACCGATAATTCCTACAAAATCACCTTTCGTCACTTCAAAACCTACATCCTTCAGTAAAAACTTACCGGGATATCCGCAGGAAAAATTATTGATCTGAAAAAACTGCTCCATGCTAATTCAGTTTGAAATGTGATTTTGAACGACTCAGCACAATTATAAATACCAATCCCCCAACAAAACCTGTAATTACCCCGATAGGCAGTTCGTTGGGCGATATTATTGTTCGTGCAATAATATCTGAAAGAATAAGAAAAATAGCACCTCCCAAAAACGAACCTGCTAAAAGAATACGATAATCGTTTCCAATAACAAGACGTATAACATGTGGAATTACCAAACCCACAAATCCGATTACACCCGCCACCGAAACGGCAATTCCGGTAAGCAATGAAGCCACAAAAAACAGCAATTTTATGGCTAGTCCGGTGTTAATTCCGAGGTGCCGTGCTTTTACCTCACCCAGGCGAAGTGCATTTAGCGTTTGTGCAAAAAAGTAAGAGATCGCAAGTCCGGCCAACGATGAGTAAAAGGCAATTGCTATTAAAGAATTATTTGATTCATCCAACGATCCCATCACCCAAAATACAATATTATGGAGGTTATCGCTGGTGGAAATAGACATTAAAAACATCATGGCTGACGAAGACACGAAACTGACCATTACTCCGATCAATAACATACTATTTATGCTTAAACCACCGCGTTTAATGCTTAAAAAATAAACCACAAAAAGTGTGAAGAGCGCTCCGACAAAGCCAAAAGCCGGCAGTGAGAAAAAGCTCAGCGCATTCAATCCAAAAACAATAGCAACGGCCACGCCAAGTGCTGCACCACCGGAGATGCCAAGCGTATAAGGTTCTACCAGCGGATTGCGGTAAATGCCTTGCAACACAACTCCCGACAGACTTAAAGCTCCGCCGACACCAATGGCGAGTAAAATTCGTGGAATTCGGATCTTGGTTAAAACAGTATATTCAATGCTTCCATTATCTGATAGAATTTGTGGCAACTGCGAGAGCGATATTTTCACTTCTCCTGATGACAACGAAAACAAAACCGACACCAGCAGCAACACCAAAAGTGCTGCTAAAAAAAGTATCCATTTAAAATATTTTCTATTCATTATCGAAAAATATGCTGTTATCGAAATTTTGCTGTTACTCGCTTACAAAACGGTAAACATCTTTCAATGCACTGGCAAAATTTGCAGGAGTCGGGCTACACGATGTCTCTGAAGAAATTAAAAAAACCTTGTTCTTTTTTACAGCCTCCATTCCTTTGTAATTGTTCCATACTTTTTGCTCCTCAACACCAAAACCGCCCATCTCCGCAATAATAATTACATCCGGGTTTTTCAAAAGAATACTTTCGCGTGTCATTGTTCCGTGTTCAAGACCCGTGGCAATATTCTCACCATTACAGTACAGAATAAAATCATTCATGAACGTTTTATCAAGTACAGTAAAAATGGGATTTGCACCAATCTGAAAGAATATTTTTGACGATGGTAATCGTTTTGACTTCTTCTGAATTTCCGTAACTTTTTCTTTGGCATCGGCTACTACCTTTTTTGCCTGATCCTCGTTACCGATCAGCTTCGCAATTTGCATTGTTTGCTCACAAATCTCGTCAAATGTTCGTGGTGATTCCATTACCTGAACCTTTAATCCCAGCTTTTCAAGGCTAGCTAGATCCTGTGGTTTGGTTAATTTCATGGTGAGCACAAGGTCAGGTTTCAGCGCAAAAATTTTCTCCACGTTAACATCCACTGTCGATCCAATTTGCTCAACACCATCTTCAACTGCCAGTGTGCAATAACTTGTACAACCTACAAGTTTATCCTTCCCGCCAACTAGGTAAATATTTTCAGTAATCGATGGTGCAAGCGAAATTACACGTTTCACGTCTTGTGCAAACACCGAACTGGCGGCAATCAGCAATAACAAGATAAATTTATACCTCATCCTTTTTAATATTAACAGGAAATCAAATGCAGAAATCAATGGATTGATTCCCAAAACTTTCTTCCCGAAGTTCGTTCATCTATATTGTTGGCAGGTCTTCTGACTTATCCCCTTTGATCATTGCCTTCCCGTCATTGGCCGAACCGACAGTGGCGTGAGTAATGATCAGGCTTAGGATTTACAGCTGCGGGTACAGTTTCGGATTTTCACCGAATTCCCTTTTCATCGTGTTTATAGTTGCTATAAACCATCGAACCAAACTCGCTGACAAATATACGCAGAATCTTTTCTGCCGGAAAGTTTTCTGATTTCTTTTCTGTTTTTGATGAGATTATTACCCTAATGATTTAGATGCGGCCTTATTTGAAAATATTCTCGGGATAACCAATATCTACCAAAAACAATCCTTGGGCCGGCGCTGATGCACCTGCCGCACCACGATCCTGCTTTTCAATAATTTTACAAAACTGTTCAATACTAAGTTTTCCCTGCCCCACTTCCAGCAAAGTTCCCACAATTGCGCGCACCATATTACGCAAAAACCGATCAGCTTTAATGGTAAACTGTAATCGTTCACCATGCCGCGTCCACTCGGCCTTCATTATTTTGCAGTTGTTGGTTTTCACATCGGTATGCAGCCGGCTAAAGCTGGTAAAATCGGTGTAGTTAAATAATTTTTGGGCTGCCTGATTCATTTTATCCACATCAAGCGGTTTCAGGTATTTGTGACTCGTTTCAGTGGCAAACGGATCCTTTTCAGTAGAGATAAAATAATGATAGGTGCGCGAAGTTGCACTAAACCGGGCATGCGCCTCCTCATCAACCTGCCAGACTTTTTGCACAGCAATGTCGGAGGGTAAAAAACTATTGAGTTTATAAACGATGTCCAGATTTTTAGGAATCCCATTTTCTATGTCGAAATGCA
It includes:
- a CDS encoding ABC transporter ATP-binding protein, translated to MEQFFQINNFSCGYPGKFLLKDVGFEVTKGDFVGIIGPNGSGKTTLFRGVAGELPPLKGKIELKGQNTQKMGLKQRAQNIAIVTQNIEIGSMTVEEYVLMGRIPYHKQFQFFETKEDFAIAEKYIKLTGVEKLKGKYMNALSGGEQQLAGIARALTQEPDLLLLDEPTSHLDITHQVQILNLIRRLSRELGLTVLMIIHDLNLAGEYCDSLIMMQEGRIRKQGQPLEVLNYKDIEAVYDTVVITRVNPVSNKPVVFLVSEEVIKKS
- a CDS encoding FecCD family ABC transporter permease — translated: MNRKYFKWILFLAALLVLLLVSVLFSLSSGEVKISLSQLPQILSDNGSIEYTVLTKIRIPRILLAIGVGGALSLSGVVLQGIYRNPLVEPYTLGISGGAALGVAVAIVFGLNALSFFSLPAFGFVGALFTLFVVYFLSIKRGGLSINSMLLIGVMVSFVSSSAMMFLMSISTSDNLHNIVFWVMGSLDESNNSLIAIAFYSSLAGLAISYFFAQTLNALRLGEVKARHLGINTGLAIKLLFFVASLLTGIAVSVAGVIGFVGLVIPHVIRLVIGNDYRILLAGSFLGGAIFLILSDIIARTIISPNELPIGVITGFVGGLVFIIVLSRSKSHFKLN
- a CDS encoding ABC transporter substrate-binding protein translates to MRYKFILLLLIAASSVFAQDVKRVISLAPSITENIYLVGGKDKLVGCTSYCTLAVEDGVEQIGSTVDVNVEKIFALKPDLVLTMKLTKPQDLASLEKLGLKVQVMESPRTFDEICEQTMQIAKLIGNEDQAKKVVADAKEKVTEIQKKSKRLPSSKIFFQIGANPIFTVLDKTFMNDFILYCNGENIATGLEHGTMTRESILLKNPDVIIIAEMGGFGVEEQKVWNNYKGMEAVKKNKVFLISSETSCSPTPANFASALKDVYRFVSE
- the truA gene encoding tRNA pseudouridine(38-40) synthase TruA gives rise to the protein MPERYFLQLSYKGTNYHGWQIQPNAVSVQEVMENALSKILREKVAVVGAGRTDAGVHASFFILHFDIENGIPKNLDIVYKLNSFLPSDIAVQKVWQVDEEAHARFSATSRTYHYFISTEKDPFATETSHKYLKPLDVDKMNQAAQKLFNYTDFTSFSRLHTDVKTNNCKIMKAEWTRHGERLQFTIKADRFLRNMVRAIVGTLLEVGQGKLSIEQFCKIIEKQDRGAAGASAPAQGLFLVDIGYPENIFK